In Prionailurus bengalensis isolate Pbe53 chromosome D4, Fcat_Pben_1.1_paternal_pri, whole genome shotgun sequence, the DNA window TAAAGTATCATAGGTTTTGTTACGTTTTTTAACCTGTTATCAAAAAATGTGTGTATTCCTGAAAAGCAAAACTTCAAGTGAGAATCAAAAAACTTGGtatagtatttttttcaatttgctttGCTTCATCTATCATGTGTTACAAAACTCCAGAATTATAAAGATTAACTGTGATGTGGTATTTcacccaaatgaaatgaaatgcagTGCCTGTCTTCTGAGGCTTGCAGTCTCCTGTGTGACTGAACACACATGGGAGAATATGTGTACTCTGCTTCCCTAGAATAACCCAGTTATCCCAGACACTATTCTAAATTTCCATACGGCTAGTCATCTGCCAAGCTCCTAATCTCTACAATAAAAATTGAGATTGAAATATTCTCTTGCTATTAATGAATGTTTTTCCTTAGACAAACCACCCTTTCAACAGTACCTCCTTCTACATTAGGACATAAAAACACAAGTGCTTGTGCTTTCTAGTGGTGTGACATAAATGAAAGCACCATGCTTTGGGGTGTTGTAGCCTTTTGGCCCCACAGCCATTTATGCGAGTGTTGTAACTTTCAGTATTTTCAGCAAACCAACTAAAACTGTGATAGAATTCATGCAAATAAGCTTAAATTTTGGCTTGTCTTCAAACACTccatttccataaatattttatgcagGTCTTCatgagtcttttatttttgttaaaaaaaaatccaatgcaTTAACCTCATTATCGCAAGTGcactatttcaaatataaaagagTGAGTATTACCCACAAACTTGGGGGTGGGAGGTTGTATACGGtactctattttattattcaaattatAGAGATCTTATCTGTTGTATTCTTGTAGTGTCAATGATAACTCAGAACTGAAAAGAACTTTGTGACTAAACTTTTTATAGAACAAGGTAAATGGGACTGGGGAGAAGGGAAATCTTTTAAGAATATAGATTTCTCTTCAAAGCATATTTTGAGTTGTACAAAGAAAACCACttattttctcagaaattttgcttttaatggaTTGGACCCCTTGCATTTCAGCACTatggaaaatactttttaagtgttattttttaaaaagattaatcttTTAAATGTGAAGACAAAACAGGGTATTCTGGAAGCAGGTCACTACTTTTCAGTGGTACTTTTATTGTATGTTACTTTGCCAAAGAATTCTAGTCAATTGGTAAGTGCTAGAATTTGGGAGATGGCTATTTGGAAGCTTCCTTGTTTCTTCTACATATACCGATTTTTTCCCATCTAATGAAATTttgcctaaaattatttttaaaagacaacgtAAACCAAAAGCCACATTCAACATAATAGGAAGAATTAACTGGTGTGTGACTCTGGGTTGGGCTGGTGTATTATGTAAATGATCTGCTCATAAGCTTACTTCAAGTGCAGGATAACTGTGTTACCCCACCACTGACCACCTTGACACATtccatttatattacattttcttgagGATTGAAAAAGAACATTGGAGGTTTAAGACCAGCTGCTTCTGTTTAAACCCAACTGTTTCAGAGCTGTAGCCACATAGCTAAGGTGTGATGTCATCTCAAAGCTGGACATAATATATTCTAACTGATCCTAAAAGTATATGCATGCCCCCCCCCTTCTGTGCATAATTCCCACGACAGACTGTATTTTAGACATGTGCTCAAAGACACTGTGAagttaaaataaagaaacccATACCACCATACCATTTCCCcacattaataattattttggtcCCATTTCCTTCTAATATTTTCGTGACTCTTACAAGAATTCAAGGACATACTAAATACTCATGTAAGAATGATAACATTTCTGGTTATACCTACGGAGATGCAGGCTGTCTCGATGTCCTGGACCTATGGTTCTTTCCATCCGtaaatttctgtttctatattggataaatatgtgtgtatgaaGATAATATATTGATTTAATTAAAAAGCCACAAGGCAAAGCAGAAATATATATAACAGAAGCTGCGGCTTCTAAGTGAAGCTTCATGAGGAAGCAGTGAACTGTGTACATAGTTAACTTATTCACACCTAGATGCATGGggaaacatacatacacacatacacagagcacAGAGAAAAATGGCGTGCATTACTGGGTAAGATGGCATATGATTCTGCATGCTTAATCATAACAAGCATCAACTGCAACAATCCTCCATGAGCATGGCAGCTTGGTTATCTCATGGTCACTGTGGACAATCTTTACGGTGCATCAAAAACATCTAAGttggattttttaatgttaagtccAACATGACTggcaccctccacccccagcaggAGCAGCCAATGGAGATTTACTGACCTGTCTCTGCTTCGGCGAGAGGGGAAGGCAGCATTGCAGCCAGCCACTGTGCAGACATGCATCTCTTTTAAGTGAACGTTCCTGTAGTGAAGCTTCACACTGTAGGAGCTTTTGAAACTCTTCTTGCACACGTAACAGATTTTGGGGTCTGGGCTAGAACACAGGTCACCTTCTGGGGAGAACTTTTGAGGGCTGCCGTAATTCAGAGACGATGCGAAACTTTCATGCAGGGCTGCCATGCTGGCCCCCCCACCATTGTACAGTCCATACTGGCTCATGTAAAACATGTCGTAAGTGGGATCTGTAAATTCTTCCTTCACCTTGATGACATCCTGGTGAGAGGGCTCACTGTGGTTCTCATCAGGCCTCTCACTGCTCATCAGGACTTTTTCGCTCACTTCACTGTGAATGTGCTCATCGCCTTCCATGGACTCCTCACCTAGTTTGGGCTCTGAAGACTCAGATTCATTCTCATAGTCCCGCTCAGGTTCTTGGTCCTCAGAAGTCATGCTGTCAGCCCTTCTTATTTCAGTCCTTGAAATGCACCGGGTCCTACTATGTTTAGAAAAGTCCTTCACAGAAATGCCTGGACTCATCTCCTCTTGGGAGTGGCAATGATTGTCATGGCTCACATCGTTGACCACAGCTCCGCCATCATTAGGGTCATCATCTTCATCGTCAAACTCATCAGCGGTATCAATGATTTCCTTCTCAATCTTCACAGGCATGCTGGACTTCCTGGGCTTCTTCTTGGGTGCCAGGTCAGCACTGGGCTCATGAGTGGCCATCATCACTACTGGTGCTATGGGCTCagagggtggtggggggtgcTGCTCTATGGTACCACTGGCTGGAATGATGGGACTGGTTGGGAGGGAGGTTGGAGGACTCACCATTTCCCCCGGAGTGAGTAAACTTCGATAAAATGGAGGAACTGGCTGTACAGTCTTTAGCCCAGAAAAAACCAGCTGGCTAGGCAGAGGATTCTGTAAGACGGGGTCTAATGGGGGAGTGGTAAAACCCATTGGGGGCCGGCCAGGGCTTGTGAGTGTGAGATTTGATTTTGTACTTGCTATAACAGGAGTGGCAGCTCCTGATGTGGCACGAATTAAATCTTTGTCTCGGTTATTTCGTAGCATAGGCATGTGAAGGCGAGGATTAGGGTTCGCACTGTGGCGATTCCGGCTTCGGAGGGAGCTAAAGACCATGTTGCAACCCTCGATGGTGCATCGGTGTTTGATCTTCAGGTGAACAGCATTATAATGAATTTTGAGAGTACCTTTGTCATAGAATGTCTTCCCACATGCATTACAGAACACTCTTCCTTTCCTAGAGGCTGACCCCATCCTTCTCATCCGATGAATCCGGAATGAgctttttgggtgttcagttttgGTTAGATCACTGACTGGGGCAGAATTCTGAATGGGGGACACACAGGCTGGCTCAGTTTTGGGCTCCACATTGGTAATGCTGGTCAGGGCATTTCTATTAGGCGTCTGATCATTCTTATAAGGTGTGGGAGATACTTCAGATTCACTGCTCTCATTGTATTCATTCTGGGTTGAAAGGCTTGGTTCCCGCAGCCTCAGTCCTGGTTGCTCTAACAGTAGCCCGTTTGGAGGCAATCCAAGCAGTGGGGCTGAGACTGGGTTTATATACTGGAATGGAAGCAGAAATGCAAGGCTGTTGGGGATGTTTTCGAAATGATGAATGCTGGAAGGGTTGCTGTTCTCTAGGTGAGCAAGAAGGCTGGGACTCCGGGTGCGATTATTGCTCTCAATGAAAGTCCTTATGTCTGAGTCTGTCTTTGAAGATGGTACAGCTACGGCCTGCCCTTCTTTCTCCTGAATTGCCATCAGCTCCACAATGGATTTGGTTTCTCCAAATCGCAGAAACTGCTGAAGGGTGATGATTTCCTCTTCTCGAGACATGATGGCCCAGCGGTCCAGCACCTTGCCGGCAGCATCctagaggccacatcaaagaaacaacaaagataAACACAAAAACTTATTGATTGTGCATAATTATTCAATGCAACTGAAGGAGCTCTGCCTGCTCATGAAACACCAAGAGTGACAGCAGAAAACAACACACAAGCACTGTTCATAAAAGTCAACCCACAATGCAAACTTTTCTGCCATGCAATTGCAGTAATTACAGTCACAGAGAAACAGATTTGAGTTTAATgtcaaagcaaacaaaatgtaGACCACTGGGGCTCTATTATGTAAAATGCCTTCACTACTGCTATTTTAACAATGGTCTATATAGTATGCAACTATTTAGCACATATTAGTATAAGACGTGAACACTTGCTGTGCGACATAGTATAAATGCAAAAAATGGTACCTTAATCTGTATGAAATAGGGACACCATAGGAAGGGATTAAGCACATTTTGTGGAATTTACTTCTTCAACACAAGCAGACATGGTACTggatttaaagatgaaaattccTTTAAATAGGAGCTACTGTATAACTTTCtgaattaaaaagatgaaaaaaagtagCTTTGCCTTCTGTGCCCCCAATTACTAaggtgtgtttttttctctttttttaatagctatatTTTAGTGTCATTTACTAATAGGCAATCTCATAAGGTAGAATAAGGAAAAACAGTAATTATACTTTTCCTGAAAATTGATTGTAATCCTAGGATTCAAAGTTTGAGTTAGACTTTaagtatttgacttttttttaatgatattcttATAAATGACAGTTATAGATATTTAGAAAGTAAACATGTGATGGATTTAGAtagaataaatgtgtaaaaatgttGTCTCTTAACATCCTCCTCTGATAGCAAAGGGAGTCCATAGAGAATACACATCAGTAATCACCAGACTATGTGTtgttaaatatacattaaaaagcaTTTCACACTTTCATTTTTGCTAGTAACTATGAGATTTGCCTGGAGGTAGGACTTAAAAATCCTGCAATGTAATGTCAGGCAATCCATTTCAGCACAGATTGAGAGAAATGTATTCAAATGCTTAAATAATGACTCCATCATTTTCTAGAGCACAGCTTCTTCCTAACCAAGACAGGACACTTCACAACCTCTGTGAATAATACTTGCCCCAACCCTGCCTATCAATTTAAGAATGcataaaatcttctaaaaaaccaaaactagatattaattacaaaaataaaaatcataacttTACAATAGGGAAATCTAGCagacaccaccttaaccaagtaaTCGATGTGAACATCACCAATGTTAAGCATCATCATGTACTTtccaatatttactgagaaaaGCACATCATCCCTTTCTTGCTAAAAGCTGTATAACCTCAATCTAATCACAAGAAAACATCAGATAAGCCAAAATTGAAGGGCATCCTACAAAAGAGTGGCTAGTACTCTTCAAAGTGCAGTAAAGAGTAAATCagtaaagattaaaacaaaaaaaggaccaAAGAATGGTTACAGATTAGAGGGAACCAAGCAAACAggacaaataaatgtaatatgaGATTCTAGAGCTCCCAGGCCAGAAAAAGGCCCTCAGTGGGGAAACTGGCAAAAGCTGAATAAAATCTCTAGATCAGTTAATAGTATGGTATCAAtcttaatttcttagttttatcCATTGTGCTGTGTTTATGTAGAATGTTTCATTAGGGGAAGCAGGATAAAGGGAATTATACTATTTTTGCAATGGGAAATTCTGCCTTATAGATAGTTCTACTCAGCCTTGTGATATAAAATTCTCTCTGGACCAAAACTGTATGGTCTGAACCACGAAAACTAGCTCGATTGTAAGGAGatatgtatcatttatttaaatcgCTTTACAAAGAACAAGCTCTAATAGTTACGTGCATTGCTTTATAAGGCTTACTCTAgcattgtatcattttacataaagtatatgtgtgggtgtgtgcgtgtggaTGTCCATTCCTACATAAACTGGCCCTCCCTCATTTTGTAGATAACATGAGCCTTCAGGTTAAATATCCTCATGCAGGTATCTTCTCAGAACACTTAGATGATGATGTGTATACATGGTGACTCTGCATGATCCTGGAGTCCTGCAATAGCTAGTTTTTAGAAGTATCACTCAAAGCAAACGGTCTCCTTACAAACCTGTTTTGGAATGGGGGGGTGGGAAACAAGGGGGAACATTGGTGCTATaggtaaatagaaaaataaattgtgattttGTATAGATTATCTCATTTGAACCTCATAATAGCTTCCAGAGCTGAGCAAATGTTTACCAGATGAGGGACCAGGGGTGAAGGAAAGGGGGATGGCTGGTTGAAATTGCCAAGATGCTAACTTAGGGTCTCGGACTCCAATCCAGAAATTCTGACTCTAAGTTCATTGAGTGTAATGACTGTCATCCATAATGTCATTTCCCAGGTGGGCACAGTGGGTCTGTGACAAGAAATAGGACTTCTCCTGAACAAGTCTGGTCTCTGAAGCACTGTAATGTcctcctccacactgtttttcttttagcatcAAATCCACTCTCTTAATTGTTCTTTTATGGAAGCTTTTACTATGGATTGTGTCTCAGGCTGAAACGCAACTTGAGCAGCACACAGTCATTTCTTCCCCAGGTAGCCTTCACCTAAATCTGCATGTCGATAATGTACTTACACAGCTGGCAGCCTCTGGTATTAAAACAGCCCTTAGAAACCATAGCAACTGATCAAACCCACCTGAGGCATCTCCTTTCCATCACCCTCCTATCTTCTTTCCTCCAACGGAACACAGCAGTCCCATatggtttctctttcctcctggcCCTCCACAATGCCTGCCGCTATTTCTAAAACCACTGCCTTTCAGACCTCTTTTAGTCCTGAGTAGCTGTCTTTGCTAAAATGGAACTGTTACGTTAAACCACTTACTTCTAGTGGAATAGGTCCAGGTAAGCAAGATTTAGAACTTTGCTCGTAGCCTGAATCATAAAAGAGACGCTTCATTTATAGTGGTAATGGAAACAGCAATTTATACTACATAGAAGAACAACATAACATCTTTGCAAACAAACGTGCTTGGGAACAGGATAGACATCTACATTACATACTCAAACTAGGGTCTTCCTGACAGGGCACCCTCTGAATCCAGGCAATATGAAGTGCCACAGAAGTTCTTTCCAAAGAAGCCACCATTCATATTTGATCAAAGTTATCTACTACCATTGTAGAGCAACTGCAGAAAGAAACAAGTTGACTTTCTTATACAACATAATGGGTATGCCAGCTCAATGCTACAGATGGCTATCAGGTTTAGCACATCCTTGGATAAACTGGTTGAATGGGACTTGGAAATCATTAAGGGGAAAAAGGAAGGCCTGGGTTCTTTTTCCCTGAAGATCTCAGTGACAGAGGTAAACATGGTCTGGTGTAGTGATTCTCAAAACAGTGGCTTGAGAGAATTCCATGCATGTTCTATATGCTATTTGAAAGggaccagaggggcgcctgggtggcgcagtcagttaagcgtccgacttcagccaggtcacgatctcgtggtccgtgagttcgagcccggcgtcgggctctgggctgagggctcagagcctggagcctgtttccgattctgtgtctccctctctctctgaccctcccccgttcatgctctgtctctctctgtcccaaaaataaataaacattgaaaaaaaaaaattaaaaaaaaaaaaaaaaaaaaagaaagggaccagaatcttttttttttttttttttaatttttaaaccagTCTGTAAATAATTGAGAGTAACCATTTGGAAAACTTCTGGGCTATTTGACACTGctgaaacaacaaaaagcatgatttttttcattaatttatttttattttatttaataagtattgGCTCAAAACTGATGGAGGTGGGGAGAACTGGTCCTTCCTCACAGGTAATTTGAGAAGTACAGATCTAGAATCTCAGCCCCCTTACATATCAAATAAACTTTACCAGGGTGAATaagagccataaaaaagagttaTTCTATTATCAcagaataagcatttaaaaaacaaattatgttaGACCAGCATGAATATTGTGATTGCCGACCAACCCATATGGGGACACTGGTCTTGCATAAGAATAATAAATCACATCAGAGTGTATAACTGGATCTTATCCTTCCCAGTCCATTCTGTAGTTTGTGAGTCAGTTCCTTAAGTTCCCATTTGAAACTAGAGTTCAGTGACCTTTAAACCTTTACACTgggaatttttatttacaaaatgaggataataagatTTACCCTGTTAAGTGAAATGCAAGGTATTATTGTAAGTATTGATTTCCTGTGAAATAACCAGTTATACTATTAATTAAAAGATGAGCAACACCAAATAATCCTGACTTATAAACCAGTTTTACTGGGTTCAGAAGAAgtataaaacacttaaaatatttacatgtaagTATTTTAGATGAAaagacttccttttatttttgctggAACTGGTGATTATCACTCAGTAGAAATCTGGCACCTAGTTCTACGTGGCTCTGCTgagtaatgttttaaaatcttttctgcaGTAGAATCAACTGTCATGGTTTCAATGGCTTTATTTAAGCCTTTTCTTCACATCAAAACACCTTATATAACCtatagttttaaaagtaaaagtaaaagtaaagtaaagttgactgatttttcttatttcagggaaagagacagtagggaaggaaaggatgtaaagaaatggaagagagacCAGATGAGAAACTTTGGGATAATTAGACTGTCGGGTGACTTCAAGCCCACAGACTCCCCAGTCCAAGAAGGAACCCATCTGTGTTCATGGCAGGCCACTACCATGCTATAGCACAGAGGGAAAGCAAAGCCTTTCTTTCTGTCCATGAATGGAAATGAGGGAGGAAATACTGAACACAGCAGAGTTCTGGAACTTATTTTCTCTCACATTATTCAAATTATTAAGAAGTAAGAAGATTGTTTAACTCTAAAAGACAAGCacagaataatttaattttctattctattacatGAACTTCTTGTCAGTCAAGTTtaaggcatatttttttaaaaaatcctaaaaatgatTAGCCAAGAACTAAAACTATTTCCCCTTTGGtatacttttaaatcttttacttAAATGACATTGAGCTGTAGAGAATGCTGACCACCTagaacaaaatcagaaatttatGAGCTGTACTTTTTGATTCCATGTATAGATTTGAACTGTGTTATCTTAAGAAATTATTCCAACATAACCATATTGGCAACTTATTTTCATGACCAATTTTCCATtggaattttctattttctatcctTCAGGATTAATTCAAATATCAAGGCAAGAGGAATAGGGTTGGGTAGAAGGTGTAGACTTACCAAATTTCAAGACTATCTAGCTTGGTACTCTATCAGGTAAAATTTAACAGTAATTGCAGGGTTAAAATTGAAGAAGCAATGCTATGAATCATAAATTTTACCTGGTTTTCTAGATGTTTAAGTCTTAAGGGCAAACAAAGAATGGGACAGCTATACTGTGGAATACTACTAAGCActtgaaaaggaataaactagTGATACACAGTAAAACATGGaagaatctcaaaagcattaatgttaaaaatcaaagaaataagacCCCCCTAGAACTACCATTCTACCATTCCATGCATGGAAATTCTGGGAAAGGTTAGACTGTAGACACAGAGGggagatcagtggttaccaggggtggagggtgggggaaaagGGCTGACTGCAAAGAACACTGGAGAagtttttggggtgatggaaatgttctataacaTGACTGTATTGATGTTTACatgaatatatacttaaaattggTAGGTTTTATTGTATGCAAAGTATACCTCAATGAAGTTGACTCAAAACATTAAATCATGCAAACTGCATGAAATCTCACACTTAGAGCTCAACATTAATAATTCATCCTATTTACAGACCATTTGCTTATTTCCTGCATTGTTTTGTGACAAGAATAACAAACACACATCTCTTCCATTCTCTCCCACAATCCACTGTGACATGGGGAGTaagtaaaaatttctttttttctacctaaaagattattttttgctaatattttataagTGGCTTTACAGTAATATGTTATTGATTTAGAAAAAGCTTTACATATATTAGGGTAAAAGGTCAAATATTTTTACCAAAGGGGTGTGCAGTCCTAAAACCTTGGAGACTGCTTCTCTGCACAGTTAATACTGACGTGTGGCAGCCGTGTACTGAGTGCACGCACCTTCACAAACACTTTGGATGATGTTGATGAGAAGCAGTCAGCTAGTTTGCCTTAGCCTGCCTCCACCTAACTTTGTGCTGGACTCTTGATTATGTGGACATGTGTCAAGATGTGACCCGGAAATTAGGAAATATACCATCTAACTTCTGGGTCACCTCAGGAGCAAGCGATGGGCTCAGACCATTACTGCAGATCATATGAGTGGGGGCATTCCACCAACTTAATAGACAGGATCTGCGAATGGAGAGATCATGGGTGCTACTCATGGGTGGATAGGGTAGGCTCTGAGGACTAGAAGTAGCAGCAGCTTGAGAAAGACACTCTGTGGAAGGGAAGCCTTTGAATATAAtgcacagtttaaaaaaaaagatagaagtcATAAAACTTTTGGTCCTCGTTTGTCCCATTCTCCCACAGTGACCTGTTTTAGAACTCAGATGGGTCCATATGTAACATGCAGATATTTCCATTTAAGTTGTCTTTCTCAAGTAAAGCCACTATTAAAACTTTTCTCTTTAGCCAAAAATTTTAACTGATCTGGGTGCTCTCTGTTTATATCACAGCCaattcctccctgccccccttttgattaaattttatttatctctataaTTTATATGACTTGGCAATCCTAAGCATGAATGGGCCAAAGTTTTGTGTGTCTATGTgcctgcacgtgtgtgtgtgtgtgtgtgtgtgtgtgtgtgtgtgtgtgtaacagacaAGAAGGGGACATGAAcagaaatggcaaaagaaaaaaattattggaagTAAAAGATTCTGGGAAGTACTTAGGGAAATTTTTTAAGCAATGTTGTGATAATTTCTGAGAAACACTTGAAATTATGTGGGAAAAGAACTTGGCATGCTTATTTGTTTTAGCAAATTTACATTTAAACACATATTTCTTGGAGGGCGCTGACTGAGAAAGATGCACCACTAGCATATACAATGTACAGTGGAACAGTTTGGTTGTGTAAGTAAACAAAATTATACCATTCTTTATTCACACAGAGCTCTTTTATGTGATTGTGCTTTTCCACTATTTTAGGCTAATGTTTCTAGGCCAGCTGAAACAACTGTGCTATGTGTAGGCAGAATGAAAAATACTCACTTATACCATGATTGCACCAAATGGTTCAAATTagacttgataaaaaaaaaatcaacatttgttTTGGGAAATGAAAACTCTACTCAATTTCTATGATTTGGAAATTCGTATTTTGCAGAATTTCTCAAGAGCATcactttaccttcaaaatataaagCTGACCAGTCACATTTTTGTTTCCTCAGCTCCTCTCTAGGACAGAGGTGTCCCATGAAAAAGAATcagtgggggggcgcctgggtggcttggtcggttaagcgtccgactttggctcaggtcatgatctcacggtccgtgggttcgagccccgcattgggctctgtgctgacagctcagagcctggagactgtttcagattctgtgtctccctctctctctgaccctcccccgttcatgctctgtctctgtctcaaaaataaatagacgttaaaaaaaatttagaaaaagaatcaATGGGGTGTGacacagacagaaaagaaaaacttcccaaTGACAATAATCAAGAGTGGACTTTATTTGTTAACAGTTATCCACATGAACATCCCCCTTGGAAAACAAATGTGCTTTCCTCATCAACCCAAGATCATCATTGTCACTTAATAAGTGTGCAAACATTAGAGCTAGGTATATTTTGGTTTGCTGTGATTACAGAAACTGGCGATAAATTCAATATGCCCAGATTATAAAGACCTGGACTTGAAATATCTTCCTGATTCCTCCTTTTTCCCCTTAAGGAGAAATGAATACTATAGGAATAGCCACCAATGGTTAGAATGTTAGAGCTCTCAGAAAACTTTGTATTACAGAATTTCCTGTCAAAAGATAAACCTTACTGGTCCTTGTGAGCTGACATGCTAACACTGAAGTCTCCCCTCTATACTCGTTGCATATAGGGACTGGCCCCAAAAGAGTTACTGATCATACAGAGACTATGACTATGATACTTGGTTCACTCTTATTGTACATGAACCTCACTATAAATCAGTCTGGTAACCTTCAAAATGCTGGATTATGGAGAATGGTGGTATACTGAGGCTATACATATCAAATTACTTGCATAAAAAGCATAAAGTCAAGGAATGCCTCtccatggatggaactggaagtgTGATGCACATGGCCCTTGACTGGAGTGGGCAGCAGGAGAAAAAAGCATCGTGGGGATTTTATATGACTTCTAGGTACTGGGGTTGATATTTTCCAGTATATAAATctctaccatttctttttctgatccacatttgaaattgttttttacGGTGAAAAAGAtgtcttttaagagaaaaaaaaaatactgaaaaattgaACAATACATCCTCTCAAACTGATCACCTCTCTAACCAAAATAACATTATCAAGATGCCAGGGCACTAGTTTTAAAcggttcttgtattttttaaaacatagtgtTTGAGTTTTGATAAAAAATTCACTTTGCTATGTTCTTCATTATGGACCAGATAAGAATATATAATTCATAGAGGActctcacttttttcccccttagtaaCAGTCTgtacagcattttattttaaaaactgtgattaTGATAGATTACTCCAGGATTACAACATATTTAATCACAGAAGCTCCAGCTTAGCTCTATTGAAGGCCTGTCAGGATTTCTTCTTTGTACCCAGGAATTTTAGCTGGTCTGGCTTAAAACAAGGCATACAGATTTCCTCTATGGGCATCTGTTTGCAAATAAATAAGGCAGGTGCCTTGCTTtgccatataaaaaaaaattcagaggagTAAATTACACTCTATAATGTCTAGAGTTGCACTTCAAAGATTCAAAAAGTACTTTTCAAATTACTTAGCTCTGTATTAAATCAAACCTGAGGAACTTTTAAAGACATGACATATTTCAATGCTTAATAATAGTATCTTAGGAATCACTTAAGTTTCAAAGTAGAGAATCTTAAATCCAGCTGATATTCCTAGAATACCAAACTCCAACATAAAATTATCTGTGTGTCCTTAACATAAACACAGAATATCTAACTGTACTGTAGATAAAACAGCatttgtatcttaaaaaaatcttttttagtttattatttgatggagagagagtgtgcaggaggggcagagagagagaatcc includes these proteins:
- the BNC2 gene encoding zinc finger protein basonuclin-2 isoform X7, coding for MSEEAEVDVRERETQRDREPKRARDLTLRDSCTDNSMQFGTRTTTAEPGFMGTWQNADTNLLFRMSQQVPVACAGRVLGADFCPNLEEPDQRLEVQAIRCTLVNCTCECFQPGKINLRTCDQCKHGWVAHALDKLSTQHLYHPTQVEIVQSNVVFDISSLMLYGTQAVPVRLKILLDRLFSVLKQEEVLHILHGLGWTLRDYVRGYILQDAAGKVLDRWAIMSREEEIITLQQFLRFGETKSIVELMAIQEKEGQAVAVPSSKTDSDIRTFIESNNRTRSPSLLAHLENSNPSSIHHFENIPNSLAFLLPFQYINPVSAPLLGLPPNGLLLEQPGLRLREPSLSTQNEYNESSESEVSPTPYKNDQTPNRNALTSITNVEPKTEPACVSPIQNSAPVSDLTKTEHPKSSFRIHRMRRMGSASRKGRVFCNACGKTFYDKGTLKIHYNAVHLKIKHRCTIEGCNMVFSSLRSRNRHSANPNPRLHMPMLRNNRDKDLIRATSGAATPVIASTKSNLTLTSPGRPPMGFTTPPLDPVLQNPLPSQLVFSGLKTVQPVPPFYRSLLTPGEMVSPPTSLPTSPIIPASGTIEQHPPPPSEPIAPVVMMATHEPSADLAPKKKPRKSSMPVKIEKEIIDTADEFDDEDDDPNDGGAVVNDVSHDNHCHSQEEMSPGISVKDFSKHSRTRCISRTEIRRADSMTSEDQEPERDYENESESSEPKLGEESMEGDEHIHSEVSEKVLMSSERPDENHSEPSHQDVIKVKEEFTDPTYDMFYMSQYGLYNGGGASMAALHESFASSLNYGSPQKFSPEGDLCSSPDPKICYVCKKSFKSSYSVKLHYRNVHLKEMHVCTVAGCNAAFPSRRSRDSKRLES